One genomic window of Haloarcula pelagica includes the following:
- a CDS encoding toxin-antitoxin system TumE family protein, whose protein sequence is MGSLTDDDLDGVSKGQKYPDWTVVRVFCMRTDRDAYPSGWAYKLHYGATEPDLPRTLDDGTIRRYDNSHEDTKGHELHVPPDPEPEIIEFPGMIELWERFWSEIPKSEIEVN, encoded by the coding sequence ATGGGCTCGCTGACCGACGATGACCTCGATGGCGTAAGCAAGGGGCAGAAGTATCCTGACTGGACTGTCGTCCGCGTATTCTGTATGCGGACTGACCGCGATGCGTACCCGTCTGGGTGGGCCTACAAGCTCCATTACGGTGCAACAGAGCCAGACTTGCCCCGTACGCTTGACGACGGTACGATTCGTCGGTACGACAACTCGCACGAAGACACAAAAGGTCACGAACTCCATGTCCCACCCGATCCAGAACCAGAAATCATCGAGTTCCCAGGGATGATCGAACTCTGGGAACGATTCTGGAGCGAAATCCCGAAATCCGAAATCGAGGTCAATTGA
- a CDS encoding transcription initiation factor IIB, producing the protein MVVEQNETYCEGCGLVVHRDDLDRRRKWNYTEGGREPERTGSPTTHRLHDRGLSTDIGYYRDGAGNPLNANTQRLFSRLRRWDAQSKVPSKRDKSLRDGLSEIARLISVLDLSDSVFDEAVDIYRNAWDANLLKGRSIEAIASGSVFAACRLEQLPRHRSEVADVARVDSDAINNAYSQLNRELGLAIPPPLPQDFLPRIASVIGAGIHTERRARELLLCPAVGRLSNGRPPSGVAAAALYHAQQAETGENRASQKAIAEAGFTSALTIRTIWRKLQEFEEDGKLCDNADTNPT; encoded by the coding sequence TTGGTTGTCGAGCAAAACGAAACGTACTGCGAGGGATGCGGCCTCGTTGTCCACCGTGACGATCTTGATCGTCGCCGGAAGTGGAACTACACCGAGGGTGGACGTGAGCCCGAACGGACTGGCTCTCCAACCACCCATCGGCTCCACGACCGAGGCCTCTCGACCGATATCGGCTACTACCGGGACGGCGCCGGAAACCCGCTCAATGCGAATACTCAGCGACTGTTTTCGCGCCTTCGTCGCTGGGATGCTCAGTCGAAAGTTCCCTCAAAACGGGATAAATCGCTGCGGGATGGCCTTAGCGAGATTGCTCGGTTAATTAGCGTTCTAGACCTCTCTGACTCGGTATTCGACGAAGCAGTGGATATCTATCGGAATGCGTGGGATGCGAACTTGCTCAAGGGTCGCTCTATCGAGGCGATTGCCAGTGGTAGTGTCTTCGCTGCCTGCCGACTGGAACAGCTCCCCCGGCATAGAAGTGAGGTCGCCGACGTCGCCCGTGTCGACAGTGATGCGATCAACAACGCCTATTCGCAGTTGAATCGGGAATTGGGATTGGCAATCCCACCACCTCTTCCGCAAGATTTCCTCCCACGTATTGCGTCGGTAATCGGGGCGGGCATTCACACTGAACGACGTGCTCGAGAGCTGCTTCTTTGTCCTGCGGTCGGCAGACTTTCGAATGGTCGACCGCCGTCTGGCGTTGCAGCCGCCGCATTATATCACGCTCAGCAAGCTGAGACCGGTGAAAACCGTGCATCGCAAAAAGCCATTGCTGAAGCTGGCTTCACCTCCGCACTCACTATTCGAACGATCTGGCGGAAGCTTCAGGAATTCGAAGAGGACGGCAAACTGTGTGACAACGCCGATACGAACCCTACCTAA
- a CDS encoding DNA polymerase sliding clamp encodes MSTNTESTADAQPEDDIDNLEIEADPEDTVEENVTDTTIDEDVDGEDNIDGEPVADLTDEQDTSEESIAETSDEADAEDETEEESVLTGPPERFQAAILGGELKNFVSTLRVIVDEAKLTVGPDGITSRAVDPANVAMYDLELSAAAFESYESSDGLLGVNLERFESVLKLAKKDDLVQVSFDTSTYKLLIVIDGVEFTMACIDPDSIRQEPEIPEMELPISLTVEGSQISRAVKAADMVSDHIGFRCVEADKTLFIEAEGDTDDVSLRLTADEYESLDAADGRALFSLDYIKNISKKLPKTDEVTLTFGDQFPMMVDYEIADGDCSVVAMVAPRIET; translated from the coding sequence ATGAGCACGAACACTGAATCCACAGCGGACGCACAGCCCGAAGACGATATCGACAATCTGGAAATCGAAGCAGACCCGGAAGATACGGTTGAAGAAAACGTTACTGACACAACAATAGACGAAGACGTCGATGGTGAGGATAATATCGACGGTGAGCCGGTAGCCGACCTGACCGACGAGCAAGACACCAGTGAGGAGTCGATAGCAGAGACTTCCGATGAAGCTGATGCCGAAGACGAGACTGAGGAGGAAAGCGTACTCACGGGCCCTCCAGAGCGCTTTCAGGCTGCGATCTTGGGTGGCGAACTCAAGAATTTCGTCTCAACGCTGCGAGTCATCGTCGACGAGGCGAAACTGACTGTTGGACCGGACGGCATTACTAGCAGAGCGGTTGACCCAGCGAACGTCGCGATGTATGATCTAGAGCTGTCGGCTGCTGCATTCGAATCCTACGAGTCCAGTGACGGTTTGCTGGGAGTCAATCTGGAGCGATTCGAGTCTGTTCTCAAACTCGCAAAGAAAGATGATCTCGTCCAGGTTTCGTTCGACACTTCCACGTACAAGCTTCTCATCGTCATCGACGGTGTCGAGTTCACGATGGCGTGTATCGACCCCGATAGTATACGGCAGGAGCCCGAAATTCCGGAGATGGAACTCCCAATCAGCCTTACCGTCGAGGGGAGCCAGATATCGCGAGCGGTGAAGGCTGCTGACATGGTCTCCGATCACATCGGATTCCGCTGCGTAGAAGCTGACAAGACACTGTTCATCGAAGCTGAAGGCGATACCGATGACGTCTCGCTCAGACTCACTGCTGACGAATACGAGAGTCTAGACGCCGCTGACGGACGAGCACTATTCAGTCTTGACTATATCAAGAACATCTCGAAAAAGCTCCCCAAGACTGACGAAGTCACTCTCACATTCGGCGATCAATTCCCGATGATGGTAGACTATGAGATTGCAGACGGAGATTGTAGTGTCGTAGCGATGGTTGCCCCACGAATCGAAACCTAA
- a CDS encoding orc1/cdc6 family replication initiation protein yields the protein MDSGDGSDTIHSVFENVDEGGGGIFEQREILQIDYVPSEKRIVGRDEQIEKVAEEIGPIVVGQPPNSIIIYGKTGCGKSLVAKHVSKIAKEEAENRGVRLATGYVNCQQAKGNSDALSKYGREINPPESSMTFPARGISENEYFERVWSVLNEFYDAAIIILDEVDKLNNDDLLMALSRAGEDGSVDVPIGVIAVSNKINYREKMSERTKSSFGHNEFIFEPYDASQIREILQNRTDAFAEGVLDDGVIPRAAALSAKEHGDARKAMRLLRYAGDQANKENADRVKESHLSDARASAEVDRLLELISGLPPHSKHVLIALANLTKNQPEREWFRTMKIRETYLDVCEQSGADPLSAERTRQLLNELCFLEIAGSRRGTGEGKGHYSQYTLLWDADIVLTLDA from the coding sequence ATGGATAGTGGAGATGGGTCAGACACCATCCACAGTGTCTTTGAGAATGTCGATGAAGGTGGTGGTGGAATCTTTGAGCAACGAGAGATACTCCAAATCGACTACGTCCCTAGTGAGAAGCGCATCGTCGGTCGCGATGAGCAAATTGAGAAAGTTGCGGAGGAGATCGGGCCGATAGTCGTTGGTCAGCCGCCGAATTCGATCATCATCTACGGGAAAACGGGTTGTGGAAAGTCCCTCGTCGCAAAACACGTCTCAAAAATCGCGAAGGAAGAAGCTGAGAATCGCGGTGTGAGGCTTGCAACGGGATACGTCAATTGCCAGCAAGCAAAGGGCAACTCCGACGCACTGAGCAAGTACGGTCGGGAGATTAACCCACCAGAGAGTAGTATGACGTTCCCAGCCCGGGGAATTTCCGAGAATGAGTATTTCGAGCGAGTCTGGTCAGTCCTAAACGAGTTCTACGACGCTGCGATCATCATCCTTGACGAGGTTGATAAACTCAATAACGACGACCTGTTGATGGCGCTTTCCCGGGCAGGAGAAGACGGTAGTGTGGATGTTCCGATTGGTGTAATTGCAGTGTCGAACAAAATCAACTATCGAGAGAAGATGAGCGAGCGGACAAAGAGCTCGTTCGGGCACAATGAATTCATCTTTGAGCCCTACGACGCCAGTCAAATCCGTGAGATTCTCCAGAATCGGACTGATGCCTTTGCTGAGGGAGTTCTCGATGATGGGGTGATTCCTCGTGCAGCCGCTCTGAGCGCGAAAGAACACGGAGATGCTCGAAAGGCGATGCGACTCCTTCGGTATGCCGGTGATCAAGCCAATAAGGAGAACGCCGACCGGGTAAAGGAGTCTCACCTCTCTGATGCACGAGCATCGGCGGAAGTTGACCGTCTACTCGAACTCATATCGGGATTGCCCCCTCACAGCAAACATGTCTTGATTGCGCTAGCGAATCTCACGAAAAACCAGCCTGAGCGGGAGTGGTTCCGGACGATGAAGATACGCGAGACGTATCTTGACGTGTGTGAGCAGAGTGGTGCCGATCCGCTATCAGCCGAACGAACACGGCAATTGCTCAACGAACTCTGTTTCCTAGAGATCGCGGGGAGCCGACGGGGAACTGGCGAAGGAAAAGGACATTACAGCCAGTACACCCTCCTGTGGGACGCGGATATCGTACTCACTTTGGATGCCTGA
- a CDS encoding helix-turn-helix domain-containing protein, whose product MAVITDIEIPADEFALGKLLEQYPDIDIELVRVIPLRDGIMPLFWVEGADPDEIEATIRGDPLAEEIELLTEADGRYLFEIRWATEVDALIKPMIESRAEVLIAEGSANRWSFRLQFANRSMLADFRQRCQDNDIQFSLEALYNPTVPDEPVEEGDLSSQQYDLLATAHQNGYWHVPRDIELGELADLIGVSSNAASQRMRRGLDTVVGQAVARKPD is encoded by the coding sequence ATGGCCGTTATCACCGATATCGAAATCCCGGCTGACGAGTTCGCTCTCGGAAAACTCCTCGAACAGTACCCAGATATCGACATCGAACTCGTTCGCGTCATCCCCCTTCGAGATGGAATCATGCCACTGTTTTGGGTCGAAGGCGCCGACCCCGACGAGATCGAAGCCACGATCCGTGGCGACCCCTTGGCAGAGGAGATCGAACTGCTCACCGAAGCCGACGGACGGTACCTTTTCGAGATTCGCTGGGCCACCGAGGTTGACGCACTCATCAAACCGATGATCGAGAGCCGTGCCGAAGTCCTGATCGCCGAAGGAAGTGCAAATCGCTGGTCCTTCCGCTTGCAGTTTGCAAACCGCTCAATGCTTGCCGACTTTCGCCAGCGATGCCAAGATAACGACATCCAATTCAGTCTGGAAGCACTGTACAACCCCACGGTTCCCGACGAGCCGGTGGAAGAGGGCGATCTCAGTTCGCAACAATATGACCTTCTGGCTACTGCCCACCAGAACGGCTACTGGCACGTTCCCCGGGATATCGAACTCGGCGAGCTAGCAGATCTCATCGGCGTCAGTTCAAATGCGGCCTCACAGCGAATGCGTCGTGGTCTCGATACCGTCGTTGGTCAAGCGGTTGCCCGCAAACCGGACTGA
- a CDS encoding HalOD1 output domain-containing protein, with the protein MNTEHDIEVGADGSVQTRFNADDSPAEEAVYAVAALKGVEPTDLNPLYNLIDPDAVDALFEGPLDGGENPVVLMFTMAECRVALRSDRTLSVHHTDETS; encoded by the coding sequence GTGAACACTGAGCACGACATCGAAGTGGGTGCAGACGGCAGTGTGCAGACGCGGTTTAACGCTGATGACTCGCCAGCAGAGGAGGCAGTCTATGCGGTTGCAGCTCTCAAAGGTGTTGAGCCAACAGACCTCAACCCGCTGTATAACCTAATTGACCCCGATGCAGTGGATGCACTGTTTGAGGGACCATTGGATGGCGGCGAGAATCCGGTCGTACTCATGTTTACGATGGCCGAGTGTCGCGTGGCACTCCGAAGCGACAGAACCCTCTCCGTTCATCACACCGACGAGACCAGCTAA
- a CDS encoding transcriptional regulator produces the protein MADKYRRRLLLALLEHNPQDDEDTQVPADVSLEDEELADLQVHMTHTHLPKLVDAGVIEWNEAESAVRKGPKFDELRPLLNLMRNHADELPDDWI, from the coding sequence ATGGCAGACAAGTACCGCCGACGACTGTTACTGGCTCTCCTCGAACACAACCCGCAGGATGACGAGGACACGCAAGTCCCAGCCGATGTCTCGCTCGAAGACGAGGAACTGGCTGACCTCCAAGTCCACATGACCCACACCCACCTGCCGAAACTGGTCGACGCCGGAGTGATTGAGTGGAACGAGGCAGAGAGCGCTGTCCGCAAAGGCCCGAAGTTCGACGAGCTCCGCCCGCTGTTGAATTTGATGCGGAATCACGCCGATGAGTTACCCGACGACTGGATTTGA
- a CDS encoding bacterio-opsin activator domain-containing protein: MSIVEVRLTIPSADLELGQILHDSGDIHIELTQLVPTGDELVPYFWVETDDPSSCEETVLGDDRVASLERLDDGPGKYLFRVEWARPIDGLLDALTEHSLVVEKAVGGPEEWEFRLRGPDHENLSAFRETLREAGISSTIIGVWNPHGPKGDPYGLTGKQRKAVELAFTEGYFKVPRETNLTNLAETVDITRQSYSRRLNRGLHRVLATTVMATP, encoded by the coding sequence ATGAGTATCGTCGAAGTCCGCCTCACGATTCCGAGTGCCGACCTTGAACTCGGGCAGATCCTCCACGACAGCGGGGACATCCACATCGAATTGACCCAACTGGTACCGACGGGTGACGAACTCGTGCCGTACTTCTGGGTCGAGACCGACGACCCGTCGTCATGCGAAGAGACCGTGCTGGGTGACGACCGCGTCGCTTCCCTCGAACGACTCGACGACGGTCCCGGCAAGTATCTCTTCCGGGTCGAGTGGGCGAGGCCCATCGACGGACTCCTGGACGCACTCACCGAGCATAGCCTCGTCGTCGAGAAAGCAGTCGGCGGACCCGAGGAGTGGGAGTTTCGGTTGCGCGGCCCCGACCACGAGAACCTCTCGGCCTTCCGCGAGACACTACGAGAAGCCGGGATTTCGAGCACTATCATCGGCGTCTGGAACCCTCACGGGCCGAAGGGCGACCCGTACGGGTTGACTGGTAAACAGCGGAAGGCCGTCGAACTCGCGTTCACAGAGGGCTACTTCAAGGTGCCCCGCGAGACCAACCTGACCAATCTGGCCGAGACGGTTGACATCACGCGCCAGTCCTATTCACGGCGGCTGAATCGCGGGCTCCACCGGGTCCTCGCCACGACGGTCATGGCCACCCCGTAA
- a CDS encoding helix-turn-helix domain-containing protein, with product MSVVAQFTIPATQFVLGELLEVGSGPEIQLESVIPTGDSVVPYFWVGNEHADAVQVALEESEFVDEVTIVDSSQSETLFRVVWNNDVDGLFGLIRDTDAALLEAEGLGDDWVFRMRFSERESLSEFYQACIQKGLTPDLEEVNSPFSSADTSSFGVSEPQREVLLAALEKGYFDVPREINLTNLAEDLDISDTAASQRIRRGMNTLLSGTLASREKRDLDSDDE from the coding sequence ATGAGCGTCGTTGCTCAATTCACCATTCCCGCGACCCAGTTCGTCCTCGGTGAGCTACTCGAAGTCGGGAGCGGGCCGGAAATACAACTCGAATCAGTAATCCCGACCGGTGACTCGGTCGTGCCCTACTTCTGGGTGGGCAACGAGCACGCCGATGCCGTTCAGGTGGCACTCGAAGAGTCCGAGTTCGTCGACGAGGTAACGATTGTCGATTCCTCACAGTCAGAAACGCTGTTTCGCGTCGTGTGGAACAACGATGTCGATGGATTATTTGGACTTATCCGCGATACTGACGCTGCACTGTTAGAAGCCGAGGGCCTGGGTGACGACTGGGTCTTCCGGATGCGGTTCTCCGAGCGTGAGTCACTTTCCGAGTTCTATCAGGCCTGCATCCAGAAGGGATTGACACCAGACTTAGAAGAAGTGAACAGCCCGTTCAGCTCAGCCGATACCAGCAGTTTCGGCGTCAGCGAGCCCCAGAGAGAGGTACTTCTCGCCGCCTTGGAGAAAGGGTACTTCGACGTTCCCCGGGAGATCAACCTTACCAACCTGGCCGAGGATCTGGACATCTCGGATACGGCAGCGTCACAGCGCATCAGGCGCGGAATGAACACGTTGCTGTCTGGCACGCTCGCTTCCCGTGAGAAGCGAGATCTGGACAGTGACGACGAGTAG
- a CDS encoding helix-turn-helix domain-containing protein, which yields MSLFVNVGLSVPAIPPGGVVPIQTDVTLELERVVPTASATHFLWLVGENHQQFFEGLRGESTVESITVLDEFDDRLFVRLHWTALENPFLDLLDESDVVLVEARGTADGWEATLRFPDEAALRTFYEASEQRGLGVELRAINGSRIDESGDMDALSPVQRETLEAAFRAGYFDVPRSITIAELAAQLDRSEQAVSEALRRAMANYLQTTLQQGDTSEADADDEGEASDATYCTDTDTNGDG from the coding sequence ATGAGTCTCTTCGTCAACGTGGGTCTCTCGGTACCCGCTATCCCGCCCGGTGGTGTCGTTCCAATCCAAACGGACGTGACACTCGAACTCGAACGAGTCGTGCCGACGGCAAGCGCAACACACTTTCTTTGGCTCGTCGGCGAGAACCACCAGCAATTTTTCGAGGGCCTCCGAGGCGAGTCTACTGTCGAGTCGATCACTGTACTCGACGAGTTCGACGACCGGCTGTTCGTTCGCCTCCACTGGACGGCCCTCGAGAATCCGTTTCTCGACCTGCTCGACGAGAGTGACGTGGTCCTCGTGGAAGCACGGGGAACGGCGGATGGGTGGGAGGCTACACTCCGATTTCCCGACGAAGCGGCACTCAGAACCTTCTACGAGGCCAGCGAACAGCGTGGACTCGGGGTCGAACTCCGTGCGATCAACGGTTCACGAATCGACGAGTCTGGGGACATGGACGCGCTCTCCCCCGTGCAACGGGAGACGCTCGAGGCCGCCTTCAGGGCCGGGTACTTCGACGTGCCACGGTCGATTACGATCGCCGAACTCGCAGCGCAACTCGACCGCTCAGAGCAAGCGGTCTCCGAAGCACTCCGGCGAGCGATGGCGAACTACCTGCAGACGACGCTGCAACAGGGAGACACTAGTGAGGCTGACGCTGACGACGAGGGCGAGGCGAGCGACGCCACATACTGCACGGATACCGACACTAACGGCGACGGCTGA
- a CDS encoding HalOD1 output domain-containing protein gives MSQPETSVSVRVVEAVARARGADPQALPPLQNAIEAEAMDAMYTHASADSAERTPPTILFSYAGYEVRVRSATDIEVREPTVESAGSTET, from the coding sequence ATGAGTCAACCAGAGACTTCTGTCAGTGTTCGCGTCGTCGAGGCGGTCGCACGAGCCAGGGGAGCTGATCCGCAGGCACTGCCACCGCTTCAAAACGCGATTGAAGCTGAGGCAATGGATGCGATGTACACACACGCGAGCGCTGATTCGGCGGAGCGGACCCCCCCGACGATTCTGTTCTCGTATGCAGGGTATGAGGTCCGGGTCCGGTCGGCCACCGATATCGAGGTCCGAGAGCCGACCGTCGAATCCGCTGGCTCGACCGAGACTTAA
- a CDS encoding RNA-guided endonuclease InsQ/TnpB family protein, which translates to MEVRRTVPVSLDVDSDDAVLLEDTVDTFLWSAQYVVDHAFKGEYVTTSKTTLDDETYDDVREKTDNFNGGLVQAARNKAAEACKSVVARWKNGKKASKPTFTSPHVVYDHRTATFHDEYVSLATTDGRIEADYVLPDEDSDTPHSEYLFSDEYETTGAELHYRNGRWVIHIHCKKEVESDTSEKATPENGTVLGVDLGVNNLAVTSTGTFWTGNEFDHWRREYQKRRGSLQQCGTRWAHENVQSVGRQEEGRFKLMVHRISNELVAEARENECTVIAFEDLTDIRERTGASWGHKWAFKRLYEYVEYKAEEYGITVKQVDPENTSRRCSHCGFTHPDNRDGEGFECLKCEYQNHADYNAAKNIGLRYLRRNQTGGDGGAPLGVRLNSGTLNVNGGYSPAEESARTGVHAESHDFSRG; encoded by the coding sequence ATGGAAGTGCGGCGTACCGTCCCCGTTTCACTCGACGTGGACAGCGACGACGCCGTACTCCTCGAAGACACCGTAGACACATTCCTCTGGTCGGCTCAATACGTCGTAGACCACGCCTTCAAAGGCGAGTACGTTACTACCAGCAAGACAACGCTAGATGACGAAACCTACGACGACGTGCGCGAGAAGACAGACAACTTCAACGGTGGACTTGTCCAAGCAGCGCGGAACAAAGCAGCGGAAGCCTGCAAAAGCGTCGTCGCACGCTGGAAAAATGGGAAGAAAGCCAGCAAACCCACATTCACCAGTCCACACGTCGTCTACGACCACCGAACTGCCACGTTCCACGACGAGTACGTGAGTCTCGCCACTACAGACGGTCGCATCGAAGCTGACTACGTGCTACCCGACGAGGACAGTGACACGCCGCACTCCGAATACCTGTTTTCAGACGAGTACGAAACCACGGGTGCGGAATTGCACTACCGCAACGGCAGATGGGTAATTCACATCCACTGTAAAAAGGAAGTGGAGTCTGACACGTCGGAGAAGGCAACACCTGAGAACGGAACGGTTCTCGGGGTTGACCTCGGCGTGAACAACCTCGCCGTCACTTCGACGGGCACGTTCTGGACGGGCAACGAGTTCGACCACTGGCGCAGAGAATACCAAAAACGACGTGGCTCGCTTCAACAGTGCGGAACGCGATGGGCGCACGAGAATGTCCAGTCCGTTGGACGGCAAGAGGAAGGACGGTTCAAGTTGATGGTCCACCGCATCAGCAACGAACTCGTCGCTGAAGCTCGTGAGAACGAGTGTACGGTCATCGCCTTCGAGGACTTAACCGACATCCGTGAGCGCACTGGTGCGTCGTGGGGACACAAGTGGGCGTTCAAACGCTTGTACGAGTACGTCGAGTACAAGGCCGAGGAGTACGGCATCACTGTGAAGCAAGTTGACCCTGAGAACACGAGTCGACGTTGCTCGCACTGCGGGTTCACCCATCCTGATAACCGTGATGGTGAGGGCTTCGAGTGTCTGAAGTGTGAGTACCAGAACCACGCAGACTACAACGCGGCGAAAAACATCGGATTGCGGTATCTCCGTCGCAACCAAACTGGCGGCGACGGAGGCGCACCCTTGGGCGTGCGCTTGAACAGCGGGACGCTGAACGTGAACGGAGGCTATTCTCCTGCCGAGGAATCGGCCAGAACGGGAGTCCACGCTGAATCCCACGACTTCAGTCGTGGGTAG
- a CDS encoding bacterio-opsin activator domain-containing protein, whose translation MSVLATVELPADAFVLDSALSENPGIRVRLERVIPVGSTFIPYFWASDDSIDAIEAALQVDDDIDSFEILDSTDGETLVRAEWAEDIDGVLDALATADGSIIEGVGEANTWTFSFRFRNHDDLSSFYRACVDRDIRIDIQSIHNPGIPETFGLGFDITEAQREALMTALEAGYYDVPRNINLTDLAAELGLSDTATKQRISRGTAALLRATLTHGQEETTDDTKPTAEDT comes from the coding sequence ATGAGTGTCCTCGCAACCGTTGAACTCCCGGCGGATGCGTTCGTCCTCGACTCGGCACTCAGCGAGAATCCGGGCATTCGCGTTCGCCTCGAACGGGTCATCCCCGTCGGGTCGACGTTCATCCCGTACTTCTGGGCATCGGACGACAGTATCGACGCTATCGAAGCCGCGCTCCAAGTAGACGACGATATCGATTCCTTCGAAATTCTCGATTCGACCGACGGTGAGACGCTCGTTCGTGCCGAGTGGGCTGAGGACATCGATGGGGTCCTCGATGCACTGGCAACGGCAGATGGGTCGATCATCGAAGGAGTCGGGGAAGCCAACACCTGGACGTTCTCGTTTCGTTTTCGCAACCACGACGACCTCTCTTCGTTCTATCGTGCGTGTGTCGACCGCGATATACGGATCGATATTCAGTCCATCCACAACCCTGGAATCCCCGAGACTTTCGGGCTCGGGTTCGACATCACCGAGGCACAGCGAGAGGCGCTCATGACCGCACTCGAAGCGGGGTATTACGACGTGCCCCGGAACATCAACCTCACCGACCTCGCTGCTGAACTGGGGCTCTCGGACACAGCGACGAAACAGCGAATCTCACGAGGCACCGCAGCCCTCCTCAGAGCGACGCTCACCCACGGCCAGGAGGAGACGACTGACGACACGAAACCAACTGCTGAGGATACTTGA
- a CDS encoding DUF7344 domain-containing protein, with protein MNDNAFNALAHKQRRTFLLDFLESNSQDVKVNSSTGASALTDVEKHAHIMMYHTHLPKLEDYGYIEWDRPANEVFKGPQFGEIQPLLEWVDDHGEHSNHP; from the coding sequence ATGAACGACAACGCCTTCAACGCGCTCGCACACAAACAGCGGCGTACATTCCTGCTCGATTTTCTCGAATCGAATTCGCAGGATGTGAAGGTTAACTCATCCACGGGAGCGTCAGCACTGACAGACGTCGAGAAACACGCGCACATAATGATGTACCACACGCATCTGCCCAAACTCGAAGACTACGGCTACATCGAGTGGGACAGGCCCGCCAACGAAGTCTTCAAAGGACCGCAGTTCGGTGAGATTCAGCCACTTCTTGAATGGGTGGATGACCATGGGGAACACTCAAACCACCCGTGA
- a CDS encoding bacterio-opsin activator domain-containing protein, which yields MATEATFTVPPDEFPLGSIFASVPGVTVELERIVPRKGVIIPYFWVRGVDVEDVEAAFSTHPGVKAIRLIDSVEDEYLLRVEWNPKYEGILSTLGETEIPLITAIGTNDQWTFEVRGDQRSDIATFQQRCRERDIQVTLTALHALTPVETTTEAALTDPQLEALVLAYERGYFNSPRDVTMAELGEELGISQQAIASRLRRGIRQILGQTLTALEGEGPRHK from the coding sequence ATGGCTACCGAGGCGACGTTTACGGTCCCGCCCGACGAGTTCCCCTTGGGGTCGATCTTCGCGTCTGTGCCGGGCGTGACGGTCGAACTGGAGCGCATCGTCCCGCGCAAGGGCGTGATCATTCCGTACTTCTGGGTCCGAGGTGTCGATGTCGAGGACGTCGAGGCAGCCTTCTCGACACATCCCGGCGTGAAGGCTATTCGATTGATAGACTCCGTCGAAGACGAATACCTCCTGCGCGTTGAGTGGAACCCGAAGTACGAGGGGATACTCAGCACGCTCGGCGAGACGGAGATACCGCTCATCACGGCGATCGGGACGAACGACCAGTGGACCTTCGAGGTCCGCGGAGACCAGCGAAGCGATATCGCCACGTTTCAGCAGCGGTGCCGGGAACGCGACATCCAGGTGACGCTGACAGCCCTGCACGCGCTGACGCCGGTCGAGACTACCACCGAGGCCGCACTCACCGACCCCCAGCTGGAGGCGCTGGTGCTGGCCTACGAACGTGGATATTTCAACTCACCGCGCGACGTGACGATGGCCGAACTGGGAGAAGAACTCGGAATCTCACAACAGGCGATCGCTTCTCGCCTCCGGCGTGGTATCCGCCAGATTCTCGGTCAGACACTCACCGCCCTGGAGGGTGAAGGCCCGCGGCATAAATAA